The genomic window tTGAATTTCCAGCCAATGCCATTGGCGTCCTATCCAGCCACTGCCAGAATCTACACCACCCGGACTTGCGCCATGTCTGCTCGCGAAAGATATTGACATGTATCCAGTTCTGCAGCAGAAACATCCCGCAGTGTTCCAGCAATCCAACTCTGCCCTGTCGAAAACTGGAGCTGTGTttcttgaaaaaaaaaaaaaaaaaaaaaaaaaaacaatgcATTCAAAGAGCTGTTCCCTCGGTACCCAATAGGCCAATGGATCCGGAATACCAGTCTGCGCAGAACATTGTGCAGCTGGTATCAGCCTTTTGTGGCGGTCCATCAAATTGAAGCCTCGTTTCCGTCAAATGCATCTTGGCTACTCCACTGGCGCATGTCGCCAGCCTTGTAAGCAAGCCTCCTGTAGATAGTCCCGCTCTTTGCTCGCCCGTCTCCACGTTGTGTCTGCATGGCTGCTCAGTCCATGCATTTCATCATACGGTGTTGCGTCACCCAGCCTCATCTGTCCGAGACAGTTTGCGTCTAGGATCAGCACACGGCTTTCGGGCTGCCCTGGTCATCATCCACCCTCCTTCATAGCCCCAGAATTTTCCTGGGATAATTTGCCTTCTCACTGGTCCAACCGCCGGTGAAGATGCTTTTCTGCCCCGGTACTGTCTATTCTGCTTGAGTCGGTTCTAGCTGGCCTTCGTGAATGCTGGCCGCCGGCTCAGAGGTCCACTGTACCTCATGGACCAACAACTAGAAACCaacaagagaaaaaaaaattgtgcCAGAAGAAGCTAAGAACCCCAGGGTCCCCTCCCCGTCGTGTGATGCCGAGCTGTGCGAACGGTGGCTTGCAACTTGACTTAAATCTGCCTCGCCCGCTCTCATCCTACTCTTGTGCTCTTTACTTCCACTTAAACCTGCCTTGTTCATCTCCCGTCCTCCTCACTCCAAAGAGTCAACTCGTGAGACTGCTAAGCCCAATCATTAAAGCAGGTTCACAGGTGCGGGACGTTGCGACTTACACTCGTCGTTCCAACCTCATCGTCTATCCCAAGCTTGACTTGACCCTTCTGGAGCTTCAATTGAGCTTCCTGTTAGCTGGAACGGTCATAATTAATTCAGTCAAGCCAAAATGACGACCCAGTTCCTTCCCCAGGGGTCCGAATCCTCCTACGACTACATcattgttggtggtggcacTGCTGGCTGTGTCATCGCCTCTCGTCTCTCCAGCTACCTTCCCGAGCGCAAGGTGCTTCTGATTGAGGCCGGCCCTTCTGATTTCAACCTCAACAATGTTCTTGATCTTCGCCAGTGGCTTTCCTTGCTCGGTGGCGATCTCGACTATGACTACGGCACTGTTGAGCAGCCCATGGGCAACTCCCACATCCGTCATTCTCGCGCCAAGGTCCTCGGCGGCTGCTCCTCCCACAACACCTTGATCTCTTTCCGACCCTTCCGCCATGATATGGACCGCTGGGTTGAACAGGGTTGCAAAGGCTGGACCTTTGAAAACATGATGCGCCATGCCGACAACTTGCGCAATACCTTCCAGCCTGTCCACGCTCGCCACCGCAACCAGCTCTGCAAGGACTGGGTCAAGGCCTGCTCCGACGCTTACGACATCCCCATCATACCCGACTTCAACGAAGAGATTCGCACCAAGGGCCAGCTCACTCAGGGtgccggcttcttctccatctcctaCAACCCGGACAACGGCTATCGCAGCAGCGCCTCGGTTGCCTATATCCACCCTATCCTGCGGGGCGAGGAGCGCCGTCCCAACTTGACTGTTCTGACCAAGGCATGGGTCAATAGGATTGTCGTCGAGAATGACACTGCTACCGGTGTGTCCATTATTTCGAATGGCCAGAAGCTCCTCCTTAAGCCCCGCAAGGAAATCATCCTTTCAGCCGGTGCCGTTGATACTCCACGCCTCATGCTTCATTCCGGCTTGGGACCTCGTGCCCAGCTGGAGAGTTTGGGTCTCGATGTTGTCAAGGACATTCCCGGTGTTGGTGAGAACTTGATTGACCATCCCGAAACCATCATCATGTGGGAACTCAAGAAGCCTGTGCCGCCAAACCAGACCACCATGGACTCCGATGCCGGTGTCTTCCTCCGCCGCGAGGCCACCAATGCCGCCGGCAACGACGGCGATGCCGCTGACATCATGATGCACTGCTACCAGATCCCATTCTGCCTGAACACAGAGCGCTTGGGTTATCCTATCATCAAAGACGGTTATGCTTTCTGCATGACACCCAACATTCCCCGTGCCCGCTCTCGTGGCCGCGTCTTCCTCACCTCAGCCGATCCCGCTGTCAAGCCTGCTCTCGACTTCCGCTACTTTACCGACCCTGAAGGCTATGATGCCGCGACACTGGTTGCGGGTATTAAGGCCGCCAGAAAGATTGCGCAGCAGAGCCCGTTCAAGG from Metarhizium brunneum chromosome 2, complete sequence includes these protein-coding regions:
- the codA gene encoding Choline oxidase — encoded protein: MTTQFLPQGSESSYDYIIVGGGTAGCVIASRLSSYLPERKVLLIEAGPSDFNLNNVLDLRQWLSLLGGDLDYDYGTVEQPMGNSHIRHSRAKVLGGCSSHNTLISFRPFRHDMDRWVEQGCKGWTFENMMRHADNLRNTFQPVHARHRNQLCKDWVKACSDAYDIPIIPDFNEEIRTKGQLTQGAGFFSISYNPDNGYRSSASVAYIHPILRGEERRPNLTVLTKAWVNRIVVENDTATGVSIISNGQKLLLKPRKEIILSAGAVDTPRLMLHSGLGPRAQLESLGLDVVKDIPGVGENLIDHPETIIMWELKKPVPPNQTTMDSDAGVFLRREATNAAGNDGDAADIMMHCYQIPFCLNTERLGYPIIKDGYAFCMTPNIPRARSRGRVFLTSADPAVKPALDFRYFTDPEGYDAATLVAGIKAARKIAQQSPFKEWLKEEVAPGPKVQTDEEISEYARRVAHTVYHPAGTTKMGDITKDDLAVVDPELKVRGIKNLRIADAGIFPEMPTINPMITVLSIGERAAELIASEGGWKPGNKPARL